In the Leptolyngbya sp. SIO1E4 genome, one interval contains:
- a CDS encoding DUF4912 domain-containing protein has protein sequence MVYRKRFPVRLAAIFFVPLGVVPIANQWVSGNPALAQSLGESPEGFPIPNALPEGTTLKVDGSTSMRVTNEALEARFEAQFPDADVQLDASRTDEALAALIAGEIDVIAAGRPLTEAEKAQGLVEVPIEREKLAIVLGPENPFDGTLSFEQFAQIFRGEITNWSEVGGPDVPIRLVDRPDYSDTRRALSTYTVFNENPFVTGDTADPVATDETDAVVAALGADGIGYAVVSQVIDREDVRILSMHQTLPDDPRYPYSQYRGFVTREAASPAALAFLGLATTLPGQEMSTEAAAAPTAESEIAESEIAESEAAESDVGSETAESETDPAAADTEATATPSSELSEASEAETALVPGSESTREVARGGLSGWLWLLGIPILGGLLWWWLKRNGEDEPAAVAGTPTPIAPVAETEPAPQVVLTPGTAGDITATWGIPSDRLEDIKRQGGEMPIVRLYDVTDCPPDAPLPAPINQFEYAENESHLSLPIAADDRDYLAEVGYLTADQRWLPMARSAPTRMPAAGAARPPLRTEGVVPETDLSGANTSRIVFTPRAGQMAVAAWDVPEAARAALKAEGGQDYQLRIYDVTDINLDKQPPHDTLIHDVAETERDREVLLPVPNRDYIAEIGYRAEDGGWFDLARSIHIRLPAAYETTAIAEGLGAAVSVATTPPVTRQCAIKTVKVSRRDHALQLNAGQIGHLQTAVAVTHLLEPGLHILRIRDGAFNYNGHDAHPGEPFVLLWLYGGTVINPKTRVPVSSTWSTLNGYGDTLTLEVQAPTTLSAFFLDTFPDDNVDHVTLSVIQL, from the coding sequence GTTCCCGGTTCGGCTCGCTGCTATCTTTTTCGTCCCCCTGGGTGTTGTTCCGATAGCGAACCAGTGGGTTTCAGGCAACCCTGCATTGGCACAGTCTTTGGGAGAAAGTCCTGAGGGCTTTCCCATCCCCAATGCTTTACCAGAAGGGACGACCCTGAAGGTAGATGGCTCCACCAGTATGCGGGTGACAAACGAAGCATTAGAAGCTCGATTCGAAGCGCAATTTCCTGATGCTGACGTGCAACTGGATGCTAGCCGAACGGATGAGGCATTGGCGGCCCTAATAGCGGGTGAGATTGATGTCATTGCGGCAGGGCGACCGCTGACCGAGGCAGAAAAAGCGCAGGGACTGGTCGAAGTGCCGATTGAGCGAGAAAAACTCGCCATTGTTTTAGGGCCAGAAAACCCATTTGACGGCACCTTGTCCTTTGAACAGTTCGCTCAAATTTTTCGAGGTGAAATTACAAACTGGTCTGAGGTTGGTGGCCCAGATGTTCCGATTCGATTGGTGGATCGCCCCGACTATAGCGATACCCGACGAGCCTTGAGCACCTACACCGTGTTTAATGAGAACCCTTTTGTCACCGGCGACACTGCTGACCCTGTCGCAACTGATGAAACTGATGCCGTGGTAGCAGCACTAGGGGCCGATGGCATTGGGTATGCGGTCGTTTCTCAAGTGATTGATCGGGAAGATGTTCGCATTCTTTCGATGCATCAAACCCTACCCGATGACCCCCGCTATCCCTATTCGCAGTATCGTGGCTTTGTTACTCGCGAGGCAGCGAGCCCTGCTGCGCTAGCATTTTTAGGATTGGCCACGACACTGCCTGGTCAAGAAATGAGTACAGAGGCGGCGGCGGCCCCGACGGCTGAGTCTGAAATCGCTGAGTCTGAAATCGCTGAATCTGAAGCCGCTGAGTCTGACGTCGGCTCCGAAACTGCTGAGTCGGAGACTGACCCTGCAGCAGCAGATACTGAAGCAACCGCAACTCCATCCTCTGAGCTGTCTGAAGCATCAGAAGCAGAAACTGCGCTGGTACCTGGTTCTGAATCCACCAGAGAGGTCGCGAGGGGCGGTCTCTCCGGGTGGCTGTGGCTGCTCGGGATTCCCATTTTGGGGGGGCTGTTGTGGTGGTGGTTGAAAAGGAACGGAGAAGATGAACCAGCTGCCGTTGCCGGTACCCCGACCCCCATTGCCCCTGTTGCTGAGACAGAGCCAGCGCCTCAGGTTGTGCTCACCCCTGGCACTGCTGGAGACATCACTGCAACTTGGGGAATCCCGAGCGATCGCCTGGAAGACATCAAGCGCCAGGGGGGTGAAATGCCCATCGTGCGCCTCTATGACGTCACCGACTGCCCACCGGATGCTCCGCTGCCTGCCCCCATTAACCAGTTTGAATATGCAGAGAATGAGTCCCACTTATCTTTGCCCATTGCCGCCGATGACCGGGATTACCTGGCGGAAGTCGGGTATTTGACTGCAGACCAGCGATGGTTGCCCATGGCCAGATCCGCGCCCACAAGGATGCCTGCAGCTGGGGCAGCCCGCCCACCCTTGAGGACAGAGGGCGTTGTCCCTGAGACTGATCTGAGCGGTGCTAATACCAGCCGCATTGTATTCACCCCTCGCGCTGGGCAAATGGCTGTGGCTGCCTGGGATGTGCCAGAAGCCGCCAGGGCAGCCCTGAAAGCAGAGGGCGGGCAGGACTATCAACTGCGCATCTATGATGTGACCGACATCAACTTAGATAAGCAGCCTCCCCATGACACCCTGATCCACGACGTGGCCGAAACAGAGCGCGATCGCGAAGTCCTGCTGCCTGTCCCCAACCGTGATTACATTGCTGAAATTGGCTATCGTGCCGAAGATGGTGGTTGGTTTGACCTGGCCCGTTCTATCCATATTCGGCTCCCGGCTGCCTATGAGACGACGGCGATCGCTGAGGGGTTAGGTGCCGCCGTTTCTGTTGCTACGACTCCCCCAGTGACGAGGCAGTGTGCCATTAAAACCGTCAAGGTTTCTCGTCGTGATCATGCGCTGCAGCTCAATGCTGGGCAAATAGGCCACCTCCAAACTGCGGTAGCCGTTACCCACCTGTTAGAACCCGGACTCCATATTCTGCGAATTCGAGATGGCGCGTTTAACTACAACGGACATGACGCCCATCCTGGGGAACCCTTTGTGCTGTTGTGGCTATATGGCGGCACTGTAATTAACCCAAAAACCAGGGTTCCGGTGAGTTCCACCTGGTCAACCCTAAACGGCTATGGCGATACGCTGACGCTGGAGGTGCAAGCACCCACCACGCTGTCTGCCTTCTTCCTGGATACGTTTCCCGACGACAATGTTGATCACGTGACCCTCTCGGTAATTCAGCTCTAA